The window CGCGGAATTATCGACCGTTACCAGGTAGCGCTTACCCGCTTCCTGGCGCACCCCCACAAAACCATAGCGATCGGCAAACGCGGCAAGGCCGGCGGTATCACCATCGCGCATGCCACCCACTTCAAGCGCTATTTCCGCTTCACTCACCGGGCCAAACATGCGCTGAGTCAGCGTGTTGCGGGTATGGTGCAGATCCTCATCGACACGCAGCGCAGTCAGTCGCAAAAAACCGGGTCGCGCACTCAACGACCACCCCTGCGCAACCGGATTGTGGTTCCATTGCCAGGCAAGTTTTAGCGCTGTATCGTTAAATGCATTGTTAAACTCGTCACTGGCAACAATACCCTCCAGCCCCTGCCGCTCAACTGCAAAATCCAGTTCCGTCGGCACTTTTCCCGCAACCCCCAGAACCGGCCAATGATCTTCCCAGGTGATTGGCATTAAATAGGGAATCCGCCCCACCGCACCTCGATCACCAAACAGCAGTGCATACCATTTACCGTCAGGCGTATCGATAAACTCGCCCTGCGCAATACCCTCATCCTGCAGCACCACGCGCCCTTCATACGGGCCGGTTAACGCGCGCGCACGGTGTATAACCTGGGTCCGCACTCCACCGCGCGGCCAACAAATATTGTGGACGTAATACCAGCCGTTGATTTTTTGGATCTGCGTACCTTCGGCCGTGAGAATAAAATCATCGCCCGCCACTGCCGAAGCGCTGGGGATGATCACTTGGTCTTTCCCCCCCGGCAACAAACCAGTCGCCGCAGAATTTAATTCCACTAAATGTATTGCATCGTGGCCATAAGCGAGATAGTTGCGCCCGTCATCGTCGAGCAGCAGTGACGCATCGTGATACACACCTTCTATTTCATGCCGCTGCCAATCTTCGCCGTGAATATCGCGCGTCATAAAAATATAGGTTTTGCCGGTGGTATAGGAAAAGGTGGTGACATAGTAAATACCATTTTTAACCTGCAGGCTGCTCGCCCAACTCCCCCGACTGTAGGCGGCCTCGCCCTTCTCCAGGTTGAGCGCCGGATTGCTTTTATCCAGTGCCTGATGCGCATAGCTAATAAGCTCCCAGTGCTTTAAATCCGTTGACGACATAATCGGCACACCCGGATTCATATGCATGGTAGTGCTGCTCATATAATAAGTATCGCCCTGGCGAATAATTGAAGGGTCGGGCACATCGGCATAAATCAACGGGTTGGTAGCAGGTAAAAATTGCACGCGCGGGGAATCGGCAAGTTGGCAACCAGTCAGCAACACGCCATAAACCAGGCCGCAAAAAATTAAAGTCTTAGTTGTTATTTTCATTATTGTTCCACAGGTGTCTATTGGCGCCAATTATAGAGTTTGGGCACGTCGGTATCCAATAGTAACTACCGGGTCAATGTCAAATGCCCCTATTTTTGTTCACCGGCAGATCACATACCGATTGCGAGACTAAAGAAAATTGGAACAGCACCCTAGTGCATAGATGAATGACACACCTTTGTATAAATGCGGCGCAAAAAAGGCATCACCCGACACGGACGTCGAGCATGACAAAGCACTCTCTGATTGTTTTTCTTTTTTGCTGTATCGGATCTTCCGCGTGTACCCATATTCGTATTGAGGAGCAAAGCTTCTTGCGAAGTCGCAGCCAGGCCGTTCTTCACTACCTAATTCGTGAAGGCGCAAGCACCTCGGCAGAACTCGCCGAAAACACCGCTTACCCGATTCCAACCATCGAGCGCACAGTGGCACAACTCGCCGAAAACGGCTCCCTGATACTGGAGGATGGAAGCTGGGCACTCACGCAAACCTACCGGACGAAACAAGCCGACTATATCTCAAGTATTGAGCAATTCAGTGCAACCCAATTAAACAGCAAACACAAGCTCCATGACTTTGTTCAGGAGTCCCTGTCGGAACCGAACCTGGCCATTGCGGGGTTCATTGCTAAAAATCCCTCGGAAACGCTCTTATTCTTCGGCGGCAACGGTTTTACCCTAATACCGCAAATGCACGCGCTCGAGCGGTTTCTGGAACCCCAGCGGAATGTTTTCTCTCTGGACTATCCAGGCATGGGCGAAAGTGAAGGTCCGCTCACCGTAGCAAGCCTAAC of the Teredinibacter turnerae T7901 genome contains:
- a CDS encoding glycoside hydrolase 43 family protein, coding for MKITTKTLIFCGLVYGVLLTGCQLADSPRVQFLPATNPLIYADVPDPSIIRQGDTYYMSSTTMHMNPGVPIMSSTDLKHWELISYAHQALDKSNPALNLEKGEAAYSRGSWASSLQVKNGIYYVTTFSYTTGKTYIFMTRDIHGEDWQRHEIEGVYHDASLLLDDDGRNYLAYGHDAIHLVELNSAATGLLPGGKDQVIIPSASAVAGDDFILTAEGTQIQKINGWYYVHNICWPRGGVRTQVIHRARALTGPYEGRVVLQDEGIAQGEFIDTPDGKWYALLFGDRGAVGRIPYLMPITWEDHWPVLGVAGKVPTELDFAVERQGLEGIVASDEFNNAFNDTALKLAWQWNHNPVAQGWSLSARPGFLRLTALRVDEDLHHTRNTLTQRMFGPVSEAEIALEVGGMRDGDTAGLAAFADRYGFVGVRQEAGKRYLVTVDNSAKNHRETARVPFTGERVYLRVTGDFTFIDGDIHHRTDRAYFAYSLDGREWHRLGQPLAMVYELTHFMGYRFALFHYANAQPGGYADFDYFHVTENANGDET
- a CDS encoding alpha/beta fold hydrolase encodes the protein MTKHSLIVFLFCCIGSSACTHIRIEEQSFLRSRSQAVLHYLIREGASTSAELAENTAYPIPTIERTVAQLAENGSLILEDGSWALTQTYRTKQADYISSIEQFSATQLNSKHKLHDFVQESLSEPNLAIAGFIAKNPSETLLFFGGNGFTLIPQMHALERFLEPQRNVFSLDYPGMGESEGPLTVASLTEAAERAFKHIANKTAVSNTTLIVYGFSMGGFVATHIASTFGVDGLILDSTAPDIQSWVNASLPFYAKPFVKLDIDANLLVANNADAISSITCPILLIAGADDAITPPALMAQLRDSAKKSSHTDLRVLDQTSHGKSIDHKSFASLLDAFFSVSNNVSRSGPTY